The Drosophila mauritiana strain mau12 chromosome 2R, ASM438214v1, whole genome shotgun sequence genome has a segment encoding these proteins:
- the LOC117136375 gene encoding GDP-fucose protein O-fucosyltransferase 1, with protein sequence MQWLKMKLRFVNLILLLISSTCAQLGGDPNGYLTYCPCMGRFGNQADHFLGSLAFAKALNRTLILPPWVEYRRGELRSRQVPFNTYFEVEPLKEYHRVITMADFMWHLADDIWPESERVSFCYKERYSLQQEKNDPDKPNCHAKDGNPFGPFWDTFHIDFVRSEFYAPLHFDVHHSNEAAKWQAKYPAESYPVLAFTGAPASFPVQLENCKLQRYLQWSQRYRDASKDFIREQLPRGAFLGIHLRNGIDWVRACEHVKDSQHLFASPQCLGYKNERGALYPELCMPSKEAIIRQLKRTIKNVRQTQPDNEIKSVFVASDSNHMIGELNTALSRMGISVHKLPEDDPYLDLAILGQSNHFIGNCISSYSAFVKRERDVHGFPSYFWGFPKEKDRKHTNVHEEL encoded by the exons ATGCAGTGGCTTAAAATGAAGCTTCGCTTTGTAAACTTAATTTTACTATTAATAAGCTCAACATGTGCCCAATTGGGGGGCGATCCCAACGGCTACCTCACCTACTGTCCCTGTATGG GACGCTTTGGCAACCAGGCCGACCATTTCCTGGGATCATTGGCCTTCGCCAAGGCGCTTAATCGCACCCTGATCCTGCCGCCGTGGGTGGAGTATCGCAGGGGCGAACTACGATCCCGGCAGGTACCGTTTAACACATACTTTGAGGTGGAGCCCCTGAAGGAATACCATCGCGTCATCACCATGGCAGATTTCATGTGGCACCTGGCCGACGACATTTGGCCAGAATCGGAGCGAGTCTCCTTTTGCTACAAGGAACGATATAGCCTTCAGCAGGAGAAGAACGATCCAGACAAGCCCAATTGCCACGCCAAGGATGGCAATCCTTTTGGTCCCTTTTGGGACACTTTTCACATAGACTTTGTGAGGTCAGAGTTTTATGCGCCACTTCATTTTGATGTGCACCATAGCAACGAGGCTGCCAAGTGGCAGGCCAAATATCCTGCAGAATCATATCCCGTACTCGCGTTCACCGGAGCTCCGGCTAGTTTTCCTGTTCAGCTAGAGAACTGCAAGCTGCAGCGCTACTTGCAGTGGAGCCAAAGGTATAGGGACGCATCTAAGGATTTCATCCGAGAGCAGTTGCCGCGTGGTGCCTTTTTGGGCATTCATCTGCGCAACGGCATCGATTGGGTGAGAGCCTGTGAGCACGTCAAGGATAGCCAACATCTGTTTGCCTCGCCGCAGTGCTTGGGTTATAAAAATGAACGTGGTGCACTCTACCCGGAGCTCTGCATGCCCTCCAAGGAGGCCATCATCCGCCAGCTAAAGAGAACCATTAAGAACGTGCGCCAAACTCAGCCGGACAACGAAATCAAATCAGTTTTTGTGGCATCAGACTCCAACCACATGATCGGTGAACTGAACACGGCCCTCAGTCGCATGGGCATCAGTGTGCACAAGCTGCCGGAGGATGATCCTTACCTGGACTTGGCCATTCTCGGACAGTCGAACCACTTTATCGGCAACTGTATCTCCTCCTACTCGGCATTCGTGAAAAGAGAACGAGATGTGCACGGTTTTCCATCGTACTTCTGGGGATTCCCCAAGGAAAAGGATCGCAAGCATACAAACGTGCACGAGGAGCTGTAA
- the LOC117136373 gene encoding probable cysteine--tRNA ligase, mitochondrial yields the protein MYSLKEVLRALNCRTRPALIFRRNISEEAPKQDSPFKWRKPIGQHTGINIYNHGLRQKVPLILRNPQMVTWYTCGPTVYDSAHLGHASTYVKVDILQRILRDYFKINLVTAMNITDVDDKIIKRAQLAGLDWQKMARAYEAEFRQDMLRLNVQAADVRSHVTTTMPVIIQFIQQLIAEKQAYVTPDNSVYFDVSKSKNYGKLQNLGLSEDKLDPIKRNTADFALWKARKSGSEPTWAAPWGGEGRPGWHIECSAIAGLFFGRQLDIHAGGLDLRFPHHENEEAQCCARYKTDQWVNYWLHTGQLHMVGDAQKMSKSLGNTISVSELLKKYTADEFRMACLLSNYRNAMPYSDQLMLTARQTLQRFKNFQADLSAYTQFLKPVHLLDEGALKAQLTHTVTEFDNCLRDDFDTARAISVLMDQMSSISRCINEQQVDAQEEPAYCIDLLLAAGNFINRGIVTFGLSELQDRESLQEKVSFTDHSIDPNLLVNDVISVRGRMRERATSGNVKNPQLLAACDELRSLLQQHGIQVRDHKQGSSWVFAVSCEKPDDKSKSSAE from the exons ATGTATAGCCT CAAGGAGGTGCTCCGGGCTCTTAACTGTCGAACGAGACCAGCTCTCATTTTCCGGCGTAACATTTCGGAGGAGGCTCCCAAGCAGGATAGTCCATTTAAATGGCGAAAACCAATCGGCCAGCACACAGGAATCAATATATACAATCACGGCTTGCGGCAGAAGGTACCCCTAATCCTACGCAACCCCCAAATGGTCACCTGGTACACTTGCGGACCCACTGTTTACGACTCCGCGCACCTTGGTCATGCCAGCACCTACGTCAAGGTAGACATCCTGCAGCGCATTCTCCGCGATTACTTTAAAATCAATCTGGTGACAGCCATGAACATCACGGATGTTGACGACAAGATCATTAAGCGAGCCCAGCTCGCTGGACTAGACTGGCAGAAGATGGCGCGGGCTTATGAAGCGGAATTCCGTCAGGACATGTTGCGTCTCAATGTTCAGGCGGCTGATGTGCGCAGTCATGTGACCACCACCATGCCTGTCATTATTCAGTTCATCCAACAGCTGATAGCCGAAAAGCAGGCTTACGTTACCCCGGATAACTCTGTTTACTTTGATGTCTCCAAAAGCAAGAACTATGGAAAGCTTCAAAACTTAGGCCTGAGCGAGGACAAATTGGACCCCATCAAACGAAACACTGCTGACTTTGCCCTTTGGAAGGCGCGAAAAAGTGGCAGTGAGCCCACGTGGGCTGCACCCTGGGGTGGTGAGGGACGACCCGGTTGGCACATCGAATGCAGCGCCATTGCAGGTCTATTCTTTGGCCGCCAGTTGGATATTCATGCCGGCGGCTTGGACTTGCGTTTTCCGCACCACGAAAACGAGGAGGCGCAGTGCTGTGCACGGTATAAAACTGACCAGTGGGTAAACTATTGGCTGCACACCGGACAACTTCATATGGTTGGAGATGCGCAGAAGATGTCAAAGTCCCTGGGCAACACGATCTCAGTGTCGGAGCTGCTGAAAAAGTACACCGCCGATGAGTTTCGAATGGCCTGCCTGCTGTCCAATTACCGCAATGCAATGCCTTATAGCGATCAGTTAATGCTGACGGCTCGCCAGACCCTGCAGCGGTTCAAAAACTTTCAGGCGGATCTAAGTGCCTATACCCAATTCCTGAAGCCCGTGCACTTGTTGGACGAGGGAGCGTTAAAGGCCCAACTGACTCATACAGTTACCGAATTCGATAATTGCCTTCGAGATGACTTTGATACCGCCAGAGCCATTAGCGTGCTAATGGATCAGATGAGCAGCATAAGTCGCTGCATAAATGAGCAACAAGTGGATGCGCAGGAGGAGCCCGCCTACTGCATTGATCTGCTGTTGGCAGCTGGAAACTTCATAAACCGTGGCATAGTCACGTTTGGTCTATCGGAGTTGCAGGATAGAGAATCGTTGCAGGAAAAGGTTTCCTTTACGGATCATAGCATTGATCCCAATTTGCTTGTGAATGATGTGATAAGCGTTCGGGGGAGAATGCGGGAAAGGGCCACCTCCGGAAATGTAAAGAACCCACAGCTTTTAGCTGCCTGTGATGAACTGCGGAGTCTGTTACAACAGCACGGCATTCAGGTCCGCGACCACAAGCAGGGCAGCTCCTGGGTGTTTGCCGTGTCCTGTGAAAAGCCAGATGATAAGAGCAAAAGTTCTGCTGAATAA
- the LOC117136376 gene encoding eukaryotic translation initiation factor 3 subunit M, whose amino-acid sequence MTSHPVFIDLSLDEQVQELRKYFKKLGAEISSEKSNKGVEDDLHKIIGVCDVCFKDGEPSQIDGILNSIVSIMITIPLDRGENIVLAYCEKMTKAPNLPLGKVCLQSLWRLFNNLDTASPLRYHVYYHLVQVAKQCEQVLEVFSGVDQLKSQFANCPPSSEQMQKLYRLLHDVTKDTNLELSSKVMIELLGTYTADNACVAREDAMKCIVTALADPNTFLLDPLLSLKPVRFLEGDLIHDLLSIFVSEKLPAYVQFYEDHREFVNSQGLNHEQNMKKMRLLTFMQLAESSPEMTFETLTKELQINEDEVEPFVIEVLKTKLVRARLDQANQKVHISSTMHRTFGAPQWEQLRDLLQAWKENLSTVREGLTSVSSAQLDLARSQKLIH is encoded by the exons ATGACATCGCATCCGGTTTTCATAGACCTGTCCCTGGACGAGCAG GTGCAAGAGCTGCGCAAGTATTTCAAGAAGCTGGGAGCCGAAATCTCATCGGAGAAGTCCAATAAAGGTGTGGAGGATGATTTGCACAAGATCATCGGCGTCTGCGACGTTTGCTTTAAGGATGGTGAGCCCTCGCAGATTGACGGCATTCTGAACAGCATTGTGTCCATCATGATCACG ATACCCCTGGACCGCGGTGAGAACATTGTGCTGGCCTACTGCGAGAAGATGACCAAGGCTCCCAATCTTCCCCTGGGCAAGGTTTGCCTCCAGTCGTTGTGGCGTCTGTTCAACAACCTGGACACCGCCTCTCCCCTACGCTACCATGTGTACTACCACCTGGTCCAGGTGGCCAAGCAGTGCGAACAGGTGCTGGAGGTCTTCTCAGGTGTGGATCAGCTCAAGTCCCAGTTTGCCAACTGCCCACCTTCGTCGGAACAGATGCAGAAGCTGTACCGCCTGCTGCACGACGTGACCAAGGACACCAATCTGGAGCTGTCTTCCAAGGTTATGATTGAGCTGCTGGGCACCTACACGGCGGACAATGCTTGTGTGGCCCGTGAAGATGCCATGAAGTGCATTGTGACTGCCTTGGCCGACCCCAATACATTCCTGCTGGATCCTCTGCTGTCGCTGAAGCCTGTGCGCTTTTTGGAAGGCGACCTCATCCACGACCTGCTGTCCATCTTCGTGTCCGAGAAGCTGCCAGCGTACGTGCAGTTCTACGAGGATCACAGGGAGTTTGTCAACTCGCAGGGATTGAACCATGAGCAGAACATGAAGAAGATGCGTCTGCTGACCTTCATGCAGCTGGCCGAGAGCAGCCCCGAGATGACATTCGAAACGCTAACCAAGGAGCTGCAGATCAACGAAGACGAGGTTGAGCCCTTCGTCATCGAGGTGCTGAAAACAAAGCTGGTACGCGCACGTTTAGATCAGGCCAACCAAAAGGTACACATTTCATCCACAATGCACCGAACCTTCGGAGCACCACAATGGGAGCAGCTTCGCGATCTGCTGCAGGCATGGAAGGAGAACCTCAGCACAGTGCGCGAGGGTCTAACGAGCGTCTCCTCGGCGCAACTGGACCTGGCTCGATCCCAGAAGCTGATACACTAG
- the LOC117136374 gene encoding transmembrane protein 39A-A, protein MTYDERSSDGSSSSETHDSFAHLLATKQGQSQTPATAMPKHIPFPEHATTSEWLSELIMCAFTMGSAIVQFINIYRTNWWLPQAHTRHMVNIELIDPYLRYLLLILNTRRLIYCLLLVKIRKGNEKSRHLIRLGIKYGFGGLVQLSLGFCAMKLYQQHTYILLLFLSYPVVIYLLIFGFQLEPFLRTRFELPGVYINDLPVHSCTTNPVNIRDEVETLRHDFNKRFKQLIFTSMVNAYYTGLVPCCLAVSVQYNVLRAAQHCIIVCLGAFSLCAVFLYPAKYSDTLHRATLHLGCWQRIDREPAPSQLIVAASALTWSKYSSYNHGTVVKHNGGLYRSHGMVTVATPGNASHARFYKLFHNPTIIYSTLAILQAAVLLVEIGSLSAESVEWHFVLSISFVAFTSMGAFFKLVRDYLITKDLYKAEHAVAPDQPFRQRMRDAFM, encoded by the exons ATGACCTACGACGAACGCAGTAGTGATGGCAGCAGCTCCAGCGAAACACATGATTCCTTCGCCCACCTGCTGGCAACCAAGCAGGGCCAATCCCAGACGCCGGCCACAGCGATGCCCAAGCACATTCCCTTCCCGGAGCACGCCACCACATCCGAGTGGCTCAGCGAACTCATCATGTGCGCCTTCACCATGGGTTCGGCCATTGTACAGTTCATCAACATCTACAGAACCAACTGGTGGCTGCCACAGGCGCACACCAGGCACATGGTG AACATCGAGCTGATCGATCCTTATCTTCGCTATCTCCTGCTCATACTCAATACGCGGAGACTGATTTACTGCTTGCTGCTGGTGAAGATCAGGAAAGGAAACGAGAAAAGCCGGCATCTTATCCGACTAGGAATCAAGTACGGATTTGGAGGCCTTGTTCAGCTATCCTTGGGTTTCTGCGCCATGAAGCTATACCAGCAGCACACATACATTCTCCTTCTCTTCCTGTCGTATCC TGTGGTCATCTACCTGTTGATCTTCGGCTTCCAACTTGAGCCCTTCCTGCGCACCAGATTCGAGCTGCCGGGCGTGTATATCAACGACCTACCGGTCCACAGTTGCACCACGAATCCGGTCAACATAAGGGACGAAGTGGAAACACTCCGACATGACTTCAATAAGCGTTTTAAGCAGCTCATCTTCACCTCCATGGTGAATGCATACTACACTGGCCTAGTGCCCTGCTGTCTGGCCGTTAGTGTCCAATACAATGTGCTACGAGCAGCCCAGCACTGCATCATTGTTTGCCTGGGCGCTTTCAGTCTGTGTGCCGTTTTCCTGTATCCTGCCAAGTATAGTGATACATTACATCGGGCTACTTTGCATTTGGGCTGCTGGCAGCGCATTGACCGGGAGCCAGCGCCTTCGCAGCTAATAGTAGCCGCCAGTGCGCTCACCTGGTCGAAATACTCCTCCTACAACCACGGCACCGTGGTAAAGCACAACGGGGGCCTGTACAGAAGTCATGGCATGGTTACCGTGGCCACTCCGGGAAACGCCAGTCACGCACGATTTTAT AAACTATTTCACAATCCCACCATAATTTATTCCACATTGGCCATCCTGCAGGCTGCCGTGCTACTAGTAGAAATAGGGTCTCTAAGCGCAGAAAGCGTCGAGTGGCACTTTGTGCTCTCCATCAGCTTTGTCGCCTTCACCAGCATGGGGGCCTTCTTCAAGCTGGTGCGGGACTACCTCATCACTAAAGATCTGTACAAGGCGGAGCACGCCGTGGCGCCCGATCAACCCTTCCGACAACGCATGAGAGATGCATTTATGTAG
- the LOC117136379 gene encoding cytochrome c oxidase assembly factor 5, with the protein MMRYEGNERLADETACAGVRADLKMCLLESDCCKMGKTPRQCLQDNNVPSECQVLRNTFYECKRSLLDNRQRFRGRKGY; encoded by the exons ATGATGCGCTACGAGGGCAACGAGAGGCTGGCCGATGAGACGGCGTGCGCGGGAGTGCGTGCGGATCTCAAGATGTGTCTCCTGGAGAGCGACTGCTGCAAAATGGGCAAGACGCCGCGCCAGTGCCTCCAGGACAACAACGTTCCATCTGAGTGCCAGGTGCTCCGCAACACCTTCTACGAGTGCAAGCGCTCCCTG TTGGACAACCGACAGCGCTTTCGAGGTCGCAAGGGCTACTGA
- the LOC117136370 gene encoding ATP-dependent RNA helicase DHX8, whose amino-acid sequence MDELQKLEYLSLVSKICTELDNHLGINDKDLAEFIIDLENKNRTYDTFRKALLDNGAEFPDSLVQNLQRIINLMRPSRPGGASQEKTGGDKKEDKKSQLLKMFPGLALPNDTYSKKEESDDEEKVKAKPEKHSETQKKSDMSDVDAAMMELEALAPGEGGTLVRPPKEVSSRDRHKRRSRDRDTKRRSRSREDRHSDRRRSRSRDKERRRRSRSRDNRRRSRSREDRDRDRERRHKSSSSRDHHERRRRSRSRSTERRDRRDRSRDCSEKMPPPSAAMTDDPEAGKIYSGKIANIVPFGCFVQLFGLRKRWEGLVHISQLRAEGRVTDVTEVVTRNQTVKVKVMSITGQKVSLSMKEVDQDSGKDLNPLSHAPEDDESLRDRNPDGPFSSSTSMLNLQGNGMEGDEHESRKRVTRISSPERWEIKQMISSGVLDRSEMPDFDEETGLLPKDEDDEADIEIEIVEEEPPFLSGHGRALHDLSPVRIVKNPDGSLAQAAMMQSALSKERREQKMLQREQEIEAMPTSLNKNWIDPLPEDESRSLAANMRGMAAAPPEVPEWKKHVIGGKKSSFGKKTDLTLVEQRQSLPIYKLRDDLIKAVTDNQILIVIGETGSGKTTQITQYLGECGFTARGKIGCTQPRRVAAMSVAKRVAEEYGCRLGQEVGYTIRFEDCTSPETIIKYMTDGMLLRECLMEAELKSYSVIMLDEAHERTIHTDVLFGLLKTAVQKRPELKLIVTSATLDAVKFSQYFFKAPIFTIPGRTFPVEVLYTKEPETDYLDASLITVMQIHLREPPGDILLFLTGQEEIDTACEILYERMKSLGPDVPELIILPVYSALPSEMQTRIFDPAPAGSRKVVIATNIAETSLTIDGIFYVVDPGFVKQKVYNSKTGMDSLVVTPISQAAAKQRAGRAGRTGPGKTYRLYTERAYRDEMLPTPVPEIQRTNLATTVLQLKTMGINDLLHFDFMDAPPVESLVMALEQLHSLSALDDEGLLTRLGRRMAEFPLEPNLSKMLIMSVALQCSDEILTIVSMLSVQNVFYRPKDKQALADQKKAKFNQAEGDHLTLLAVYNSWKNNKFSNAWCYENFVQIRTLKRSQDVRKQLLGIMDRHKLDVVSAGKNSVRIQKAICSGFFRNAAKKDPQEGYRTLVDSQVVYIHPSSALFNRQPEWVIYHELVQTTKEYMREVTTIDPKWLVEFAPSFFRFSDPTKLSKFKKNQRLEPLYNKYEEPNAWRISRVRRRRN is encoded by the exons ATGGACGAGCTGCAGAAGTTGGAGTACCTTTCGCTGGTCTCGAAGATCTGCACTGAGCTAGACAATCACTTGGGCATCAACGACAAGGACCTGGCCGAGTTTATCATCGATttagaaaacaaaaatcgCACATATGACACATTTCGCAAGGCTCTGCTGGATAATGGCGCCGAATTCCCAGACTCCCTGGTCCAGAACCTGCAGCGCATCATTAATCTTATGCGCCCCAGTAGACCTGGCGGCGCTAGCCAGGAGAAAACTGGCGGCGACAAGAAGGAAGACAAGAAATCGCAACTGCTGAAAATGTTTCCCGGCCTCGCTTTGCCCAATGACACCTACAGCAAAAAGGAGGAGAGCGATGACGAAGAGAAGGTGAAGGCGAAACCGGAGAAGCATTCCGAAACGCAGAAAAAAAGCGATATGAGCGATGTGGATGCAGCTATGATGGAGCTGGAAGCGCTGGCCCCTGGCGAGGGTGGCACATTGGTAAGACCACCCAAGGAAGTCAGTTCCAGGGACCGCCACAAGCGCCGAAGTAGGGATCGAGACACAAAAAGACGAAGTAGATCGCGGGAGGATAGACACTCTGATCGCCGCAGAAGCAGATCGCGTGACAAGGAACGCCGTCGTCGAAGCAGATCCCGAGATAATCGCCGCAGAAGCAGATCTCGCGAGGATCGCGATCGTGACAGAGAGCGACGCCACAAGAGTTCTAGCTCAAGAGATCACCACGAACGCCGAAGACGAAGCCGATCTCGTTCCACAGAACGGAGAGATAGGAGAGATCGTTCGAGGGATTGCAGTGAAAAGATGCCCCCACCATCTGCCGCCATGACCGATGATCCGGAGGCGGGCAAGATCTATTCCGGCAAGATAGCTAATATCGTACCATTTGGTTGCTTCGTACAGCTTTTTGGACTGCGGAAACGCTGGGAAGGCTTAGTACACATCTCACAGCTAAGAGCAGAAGGACGCGTGACAGATGTAACGGAGGTAGTCACTCGGAATCAGACTGTTAAAGTGAAAGTAATGTCAATAACTGGTCAAAAAGTGTCCTTGTCAATGAAAGAGGTGGACCAGGACTCTGGAAAGGATCTTAATCCACTGTCACACGCGCCAGAAGACGATGAGTCCCTACGAGATCGAAATCCAGATGGCCCCTTTAGCAGCAGCACATCGATGCTGAATCTGCAAGGCAATGGAATGGAAGGTGACGAGCACGAGTCCAGGAAACGTGTGACCAGGATCTCCAGTCCGGAGCGCTGGGAAATCAAGCAAATGATTAGCTCCGGTGTGTTGGACAGAAGTGAGATGCCTGATTTCGACGAGGAAACAGGCCTATTGCCGAAAGATGAAGACGACGAAGCCGATATCGAGATTGAGATTGTGGAAGAGGAGCCACCCTTCCTCTCCGGGCACGGTAGAGCTTTACATGATCTGTCTCCAGTGAGAATTGTAAAGAATCCCGATGGCTCACTGGCTCAAGCTGCTATGATGCAGTCGGCTTTGTCTAAGGAGCGTCGCGAGCAGAAGATGTTGCAGCGCGAACAAGAGATAGAAGCTATGCCAACGAGCCTCAATAAGAACTGGATAGACCCACTGCCGGAGGATGAGAGCCGTAGCCTGGCTGCCAACATGCGAGGAatggctgctgctcctcctgaaGTTCCAGAATGGAAAAAGCATGTCATTGGCGGCAAGAAATCCTCCTTCGGTAAGAAGACTGATCTGACGCTAGTGGAGCAGCGACAGTCGTTGCCCATATACAAACTGCGAGATGATCTGATCAAAGCGGTCACGGACAACCAGATCCTTATTGTCATTGGAGAAACTGGTTCGGGAAAAACCACACAGATCACCCAGTATTTGGGCGAATGTGGATTCACTGCTAGAGGAAAGATTGGCTGCACCCAACCCAGAAGAGTGGCTGCCATGTCGGTGGCCAAACGTGTGGCGGAGGAGTACGGTTGCAGGTTAGGCCAGGAGGTTGGCTACACCATTCGTTTCGAGGATTGCACCAGTCCGGAAACCATAATTAAGTACATGACTGACGGTATGTTGCTCCGTGAGTGCCTAATGGAGGCGGAGCTAAAGAGTTATTCAGTCATTATGTTGGATGAAGCTCACGAACGGACAATCCATACGGATGTGCTTTTCGGCCTGCTCAAGACAGCCGTGCAAAAGCGACCAGAACTGAAGCTAATTGTCACATCAGCCACCTTAGATGCGGTGAAGTTCTCGCAGTACTTCTTCAAGGCGCCAATCTTTACAATTCCCGGAAGAACTTTCCCCGTGGAGGTTTTATACACTAAGGAACCAGAGACGGACTATTTGGATGCTTCTCTGATTACAGTGATGCAAATCCATTTGCGCGAACCTCCTGGTGACATTCTGCTCTTCCTCACGGGTCAGGAAGAAATCGACACGGCTTGCGAAATTTTGTACGAGCGAATGAAGAGTTTGGGACCGGATGTCCCCGAGCTGATTATCCTGCCGGTGTACTCCGCATTGCCATCCGAAATGCAGACGCGTATATTTGATCCTGCGCCCGCTGGAAGCCGAAAGGTTGTTATAGCCACGAATATTGCTGAAACTTCGCTCACAATCGATGGCATTTTCTATGTGGTAGATCCTGGTTTCGTGAAACAGAAGGTGTACAACTCGAAAACGGGCATGGACTCGCTGGTGGTCACTCCCATTTCACAAGCGGCAGCAAAGCAAAGAGCGGGAAGAGCCGGACGTACAGGCCCAGGAAAAACGTACCGTCTCTATACGGAACGTGCGTATCGAGATGAAATGCTGCCCACTCCGGTGCCGGAAATCCAGCGTACCAATCTCGCTACAACAGTACTGCAACTAAAGACAATGGGAATAAACGATCTGCTGCACTTTGATTTCATGGACGCCCCGCCTGTGGAATCGCTGGTAATGGCGCTCGAGCAACTTCATTCCCTATCAGCACTGGATGACGAAGGCCTGCTTACTCGGCTGGGCAGACGCATGGCGGAGTTTCCCCTCGAGCCGAATCTCTCCAAGATGCTTATAATGTCCGTCGCTCTGCAGTGCTCCGATGAGATTTTGACTATTGTTTCGATGCTCAGTGTGCAGAACGTGTTTTACAGGCCAAAGGATAAGCAGGCACTGGCGGATCAGAAAAAGGCTAAATTTAACCAGGCGGAAG GTGACCATCTGACGCTGCTGGCCGTTTACAACAGTTGGAAGAACAACAAATTCTCAAATGCCTGGTGCTACGAAAACTTCGTACAGATTCGAACTCTGAAACGCAGCCAGGATGTGAGGAAGCAGCTGCTGGGAATCATGGACAGGCACAAATTGGATGTCGTATCCGCTGGAAAGAACTCTGTGCGCATTCAGAAGGCAATCTGCTCCGGATTCTTCCGCAATGCAGCGAAAAAGGATCCGCAGGAGGGATATCGTACCCTGGTCGACTCACAGGTCGTTTACATCCATCCGTCGAGTGCTCTCTTCAATCGCCAGCCAGAGTGGGTTATCTATCACGAGCTGGTGCAGACCACCAAGGAGTATATGCGTGAAGTGACAACGATCGATCCCAAATGGTTGGTGGAATTTGCTCCGTCCTTCTTCCGGTTCTCGGACCCCACGAAGCTTAGCAAATTCAAGAAGAATCAGCGCCTGGAGCCGCTGTACAACAAGTACGAAGAGCCCAATGCCTGGCGTATCTCTCGCGTTCGTCGACGTCGCAATTAA
- the LOC117136378 gene encoding solute carrier family 25 member 35: protein MATSDFVLGGLASVGATFFTNPIEVIKTRIQLQGELAARGTYVEPYKGIVNAFITVAKNDGIMGLQKGLAPALYFQFIINSFRLSIYSEAMERRWMHNRRGEVSYGMGLLWGAIGGVVGSYCSSPFFLIKTQLQSQAAKQIAVGYQHAHTSMTDALRQIYSRNGIRGLWRGSVAALPRAALGSGAQIATFGKTKALLVQYDLVTQPTLNSFSAGLIAGSIMSVAITPPDVITTRLYNQGVDAEGRGLLYRGWVDCFVKILRSEGVYGMYKGFWANYLRIAPHSTLVLLFFDELVAVRTKYSNQ from the exons ATGGCTACATCGGATTTTGTTCTGGGCGGCCTGGCCTCCGTGGGGGCCACCTTCTTCACCAATCCCATCGAGGTGATCAAGACTCGGATCCAGCTGCAGGGCGAGCTGGCGGCGCGGGGTACCTATGTGGAGCCCTACAAGGGGATTGTCAATGCCTTCATCACGGTGGCCAAAAACGATGGCATTATGGGCCTCCAAAAGGGCCTCGCACCAGCCTTGTACTTCCAGTTCATCATCAATTCCTTCCG GCTTAGCATTTATTCGGAGGCAATGGAGAGGCGGTGGATGCACAACAGGAGGGGCGAGGTGTCCTACGGAATGGGACTATTGTGGGGCGCCATTGGCGGCGTCGTGGGCTCCTACTGCTCCAGTCCATTTTTCCTG ATCAAAACTCAGCTGCAGTCACAAGCCGCCAAACAAATCGCCGTGGGCTACCAGCATGCGCACACTTCCATGACCGATGCCCTGCGTCAGATCTACTCCAGGAATGGAATACGAGGACTGTGGAGAGGATCTGTGGCCGCATTACCCAGGGCGGCTTTGGGATCAGGTGCCCAGATAGCCACCTTTGGCAAGACCAAAGCCCTGTTGGTTCAGTACGATCTGGTGACGCAGCCCACGTTGAACTCCTTCTCGGCTGGCTTGATAGCCGGATCCATTATGTCGGTGGCCATAACGCCGCCAGATGTAATCACCACGCGTCTGTACAACCAGGGCGTGGACGCCGAAGGACGCGGTCTTCTTTATCGCGGATGGGTTGACTGCTTTGTGAAAATCTTAAGATCAGAGGGCGTTTATGGTATGTACAAGGGCTTCTGGGCCAACTACCTGCGCATTGCCCCCCACTCAACCCTTGTGCTGCTATTCTTTGACGAGCTGGTCGCCGTACGCACAAAGTATAGTAATCAATGA